The Pyrococcus horikoshii OT3 genome includes a window with the following:
- the glmS gene encoding glutamine--fructose-6-phosphate transaminase (isomerizing) → MCGIIGYIGPRKASDVIVEGLKRLEYRGYDSAGIATCYEGKIFIKKGAGKIDELVKKLNFLELPGNIGIGHTRWATHGIPNDTNAHPHTDCTGKIVVVHNGIIENFQELKRELLKRGHVFRSDTDTEVIAHLIEENLRITGNFEDAFRMSLLRLRGSYALVVLFADDPERLYIARKDSPLIIGIGKGEMFMASDIPAFLAYTRRAVFLDDGEYGIVSKDWFTIKDIITGAVKTKEIHEIQWTLEMAEKGGYEHFMLKEIFEQPKAIKDAIYGNVKEAPKVAELLMKYDRIIITGMGTSYHAALVGKYLIQRFGKVPVIVEEASELRYEYEDILDNRSLLIAITQSGETADTVAAMKLAKSKGVEVVGIVNVVGSLATRIADETLYTHAGPEIGVAATKTYTTQLVVLTLLAKELGKLVGIDVSQIEGTIPRLPELVDSSLKINDKIREIAVKLNDKRDFFYIGRGINYPTALEGALKIKEIAYVHAEGLSAGELKHGPLALIEDGIPVVGIAPTGKTFEKMLSNIEEAKARGGFIISLGDDVRLHQVSDIFIRLPKVPEELAPITYIVPLQLLAYHLAVLKGHNPDRPRNLAKSVTVE, encoded by the coding sequence GTGTGCGGTATAATAGGATACATAGGGCCTAGGAAGGCCTCTGATGTCATCGTTGAAGGTCTCAAAAGACTTGAATACAGAGGATATGACTCAGCGGGGATAGCAACCTGTTATGAAGGTAAAATATTCATAAAGAAAGGAGCTGGAAAAATTGATGAACTTGTAAAGAAGTTAAACTTCTTGGAATTACCCGGGAATATAGGAATAGGACATACAAGGTGGGCGACTCATGGAATTCCAAATGACACTAACGCTCATCCCCATACCGATTGCACGGGAAAGATAGTCGTCGTTCACAATGGAATAATAGAGAACTTCCAAGAACTCAAGAGAGAACTGCTAAAAAGAGGGCATGTATTTAGGAGCGATACGGACACTGAGGTAATTGCTCACCTTATTGAGGAAAACCTCAGGATAACTGGAAATTTTGAAGATGCTTTTAGAATGTCACTTCTTAGGCTTAGGGGATCTTACGCTCTCGTAGTTCTCTTCGCAGATGACCCTGAAAGATTGTACATAGCTAGAAAGGACAGCCCCCTTATAATAGGCATTGGGAAGGGAGAGATGTTCATGGCTAGTGATATCCCGGCATTTCTAGCTTATACTCGCAGGGCCGTGTTCTTAGATGATGGAGAATACGGTATAGTTTCCAAGGATTGGTTTACGATAAAAGACATTATAACGGGAGCTGTCAAAACAAAGGAAATTCACGAGATCCAATGGACCCTAGAGATGGCCGAAAAAGGTGGATATGAGCACTTCATGTTAAAGGAAATCTTTGAACAACCAAAGGCTATAAAAGATGCAATTTATGGTAACGTTAAGGAAGCTCCAAAAGTTGCAGAATTGCTAATGAAATATGACAGAATAATCATTACAGGAATGGGAACATCGTACCACGCGGCCCTCGTTGGAAAGTATCTAATTCAAAGATTTGGGAAGGTTCCCGTAATTGTGGAGGAAGCTAGCGAGTTAAGGTATGAATATGAGGATATCCTAGATAACAGATCCCTTCTGATAGCAATAACCCAGAGTGGGGAAACTGCAGATACCGTAGCGGCTATGAAGCTTGCTAAATCAAAGGGAGTAGAAGTCGTAGGGATCGTTAACGTCGTTGGTAGTTTAGCAACTAGAATTGCAGATGAAACCCTCTATACTCATGCTGGACCAGAGATAGGAGTTGCAGCAACGAAAACTTATACGACCCAACTAGTGGTTCTTACATTACTAGCTAAGGAGCTCGGGAAGCTAGTTGGAATAGATGTTTCTCAAATTGAAGGAACAATCCCGAGGCTACCAGAACTAGTGGATTCATCCCTTAAGATTAACGACAAGATAAGGGAAATTGCGGTCAAACTAAATGATAAGAGGGATTTCTTCTACATTGGAAGGGGAATAAATTATCCAACGGCCCTGGAGGGAGCCTTAAAAATAAAGGAGATAGCGTACGTTCATGCGGAGGGGTTATCAGCAGGAGAGTTAAAACATGGGCCACTAGCCCTAATTGAAGATGGGATCCCAGTCGTCGGGATAGCACCGACAGGTAAGACATTCGAAAAGATGCTATCAAACATTGAAGAAGCCAAAGCCAGGGGAGGATTTATAATCTCCCTAGGGGATGATGTAAGGTTGCATCAGGTTAGTGATATCTTCATTAGATTACCTAAAGTTCCCGAAGAATTAGCTCCCATAACTTATATAGTACCGCTTCAGCTATTAGCGTATCATTTAGCCGTCCTTAAGGGTCATAACCCCGACAGACCCAGGAACCTTGCAAAGTCTGTAACTGTGGAGTAG
- the psmB gene encoding archaeal proteasome endopeptidase complex subunit beta: MNRKTGTTTVGIKVKDGVILAADTQASLDHMVETLNIRKIIPITDRIAITTAGSVGDVQMIARILEAEARYYYFAWGRPMTTKAMANLLSNILNENKWFPYLVQIIIGGYVDEPTIANLDPYGGLIFDNYTATGSGTPFAIAILEEGYKENLGIEEAKELAIKAIKAAGSRDVYTGSKKVQVVTITKEGMQEEFIKL; this comes from the coding sequence ATGAACAGAAAAACAGGAACAACAACAGTAGGGATTAAAGTCAAGGATGGAGTTATCCTCGCCGCTGATACTCAGGCGTCTCTTGATCACATGGTGGAAACACTGAACATAAGAAAGATAATCCCAATAACTGATAGAATAGCGATAACAACTGCTGGAAGCGTTGGAGATGTCCAAATGATAGCCAGAATCTTGGAAGCGGAAGCAAGATACTACTATTTCGCCTGGGGTAGACCAATGACTACGAAGGCCATGGCAAACCTCTTGAGTAATATACTGAACGAGAACAAATGGTTCCCATATTTAGTTCAGATAATTATCGGAGGATACGTTGATGAACCAACGATAGCAAATTTGGATCCATATGGAGGGTTGATATTTGACAATTATACAGCGACAGGCTCCGGAACACCCTTTGCTATTGCCATATTGGAGGAAGGTTATAAGGAAAACTTGGGAATAGAGGAAGCTAAAGAGTTAGCCATAAAAGCAATAAAAGCGGCCGGCTCCAGGGATGTCTACACGGGAAGCAAGAAGGTTCAGGTAGTCACGATAACGAAGGAGGGCATGCAAGAAGAGTTTATAAAGCTCTAA
- a CDS encoding TldD/PmbA family protein, with protein MIDEILKVLEKYSSSSEIKFMDIRMESIEYTELTIENGKVENLENNGERGVGVRVLINGWGFASTNDLTKIEEIVKTAIKMAKVSRISTSVYTRDPIEDNVEVKQGIKLKDIDLEEKVKLGVEVNNMLKRENIKTRKFSYSDIIVKKLYLSSEGSIIESTVPRVYLSISSVAKFSGKMQTYWKSFGGTGGWEIVEKIDFEHWANFVSKKAVSLLSARSPPSGEMQVIMDPELAGVFIHEALGHASEADAVKQEESILAGMLGKRIAVEELTVVDDPTLPGKFGSYIYDDEGIPGKRVEIIRDGVLVNYLNDRETSSLLNLEPNGHGRAQSYSHVPLVRMSNTYIEPGDWRFEEILDEVKFGVYMIGDKGGQVDVASGNFMFAAKEGYLVENGEIKGHLRDVALSGNILSALREIKAIGNDLKIEFPGFCGKGQWVPVDDGGPHVLTKAIVGGLE; from the coding sequence ATGATCGATGAGATCCTAAAGGTTCTTGAAAAGTATTCAAGTTCTAGTGAAATAAAATTCATGGATATAAGGATGGAATCTATTGAATACACAGAATTAACGATTGAAAACGGTAAGGTAGAGAACTTAGAGAACAATGGAGAGAGAGGCGTTGGAGTTAGGGTGCTTATAAATGGGTGGGGATTTGCATCTACAAATGATCTTACTAAAATTGAGGAAATCGTTAAAACCGCAATAAAAATGGCCAAGGTCTCCAGGATTTCTACCTCCGTGTATACTCGAGATCCGATTGAGGATAATGTAGAGGTTAAGCAAGGAATCAAACTTAAAGATATCGACCTCGAGGAAAAGGTTAAACTTGGTGTTGAAGTTAACAACATGCTGAAAAGAGAAAACATAAAGACAAGAAAGTTTTCTTATTCAGATATCATCGTTAAAAAGCTGTACTTGAGCTCAGAGGGTAGCATAATAGAGAGCACTGTTCCGAGGGTGTACTTATCGATATCATCTGTTGCTAAGTTTTCAGGTAAGATGCAGACCTATTGGAAATCCTTCGGCGGGACGGGAGGTTGGGAGATAGTTGAAAAAATAGACTTTGAACACTGGGCTAATTTTGTCTCCAAAAAGGCCGTCTCTTTACTTTCGGCAAGATCTCCTCCTTCTGGTGAGATGCAAGTTATAATGGATCCTGAATTGGCCGGGGTTTTCATCCACGAGGCCCTGGGGCATGCAAGTGAAGCTGATGCCGTAAAGCAGGAGGAAAGCATTTTAGCTGGAATGCTTGGGAAGAGGATTGCAGTTGAAGAACTTACCGTGGTAGACGATCCAACGTTACCCGGAAAGTTTGGATCGTACATATATGATGACGAAGGGATCCCAGGGAAGAGGGTTGAAATAATAAGGGATGGTGTGCTGGTTAATTACCTCAATGATAGGGAAACATCGAGCCTACTTAACCTGGAACCTAATGGGCATGGAAGGGCCCAAAGTTACTCTCATGTTCCGTTAGTTAGAATGTCGAACACTTATATAGAGCCGGGAGATTGGAGATTTGAGGAGATTCTAGATGAAGTTAAATTTGGTGTGTACATGATAGGAGATAAAGGTGGACAAGTCGACGTTGCAAGCGGTAATTTCATGTTCGCTGCAAAGGAAGGATATTTAGTTGAGAATGGTGAAATAAAAGGGCATTTAAGGGATGTAGCCCTTAGTGGGAACATACTTAGTGCTTTAAGGGAAATAAAGGCTATTGGTAATGATCTAAAAATAGAATTTCCCGGTTTCTGTGGAAAGGGACAATGGGTTCCTGTAGATGACGGGGGGCCTCATGTTTTAACGAAAGCCATAGTGGGGGGACTTGAATGA
- a CDS encoding TldD/PmbA family protein yields MIVDDVEKLVKILKSFDVEWEIYWESASSLSLKFRKIRRAEIERSTYRVSSGIGLRILVGGKIGFSYLSGSDFSKDELELLVKRALKIAKISGTEYPAFPVPGKYPSIRGLYDKRIVDLSIEDLSYYGTELVNIEVFGEASIGTSTGIRGIMNSNGVEGSENRSLLTLGLYAYEKGKGSGSYGKSFRVLPDMEKVVEEIKETAMFEFKLSREAKKIEKYEGEIIIEPKALISFLSIFVPNVSAKSVYMKRSRFERLGVEVSSESFSIIDDPTIDEGLGSYSFDGEGNPGMRKFIIKDGVLTSFLSDQKYGSLLGIGSTGNAIRSYSSQPIIDSSNLLIPSGNETLDEGIFIRSVYGEHTANPITGDFSLNIELGYIVNNRGVKPFKGNMIVGNIFEMLKNVTSIDKNVEILDDFIAPKITTWGRIV; encoded by the coding sequence ATGATTGTAGATGATGTTGAGAAGTTAGTTAAGATACTAAAAAGTTTCGACGTTGAGTGGGAGATTTATTGGGAATCAGCTTCTTCACTCTCGTTAAAGTTTAGAAAAATTAGGAGGGCTGAAATTGAGAGAAGTACTTATAGAGTTTCAAGTGGAATTGGGCTCAGGATTTTAGTTGGAGGTAAGATAGGGTTTTCTTACCTTTCAGGTTCAGACTTCTCAAAGGATGAGCTTGAACTCCTAGTTAAGAGAGCATTGAAAATAGCTAAAATCTCAGGCACTGAATATCCAGCTTTTCCAGTCCCCGGGAAGTATCCATCTATTAGGGGACTATATGATAAAAGAATAGTCGACCTTTCCATTGAGGATCTCTCTTATTATGGAACTGAATTAGTGAATATCGAAGTCTTTGGAGAAGCTTCCATAGGGACGTCTACTGGGATTAGGGGGATAATGAACTCAAATGGAGTTGAGGGCTCAGAGAATAGGTCGCTCTTAACGCTCGGTCTTTATGCCTATGAAAAGGGTAAGGGAAGCGGTAGTTATGGTAAATCATTTAGAGTTCTTCCAGACATGGAAAAAGTAGTAGAGGAAATTAAGGAGACTGCAATGTTTGAGTTCAAGCTTAGTAGAGAGGCTAAGAAAATTGAGAAATATGAAGGAGAGATTATAATTGAGCCGAAGGCTTTGATATCTTTTCTCTCAATATTTGTCCCAAACGTTTCGGCAAAAAGTGTTTACATGAAGAGAAGTAGATTTGAAAGACTTGGAGTTGAAGTGTCCTCTGAAAGTTTCAGCATTATTGATGATCCTACGATCGACGAAGGTTTAGGAAGTTATAGTTTTGATGGAGAAGGAAATCCTGGGATGAGGAAATTCATAATTAAAGATGGTGTTTTGACATCTTTCCTCTCTGACCAAAAATACGGCTCTCTACTTGGAATAGGGAGCACAGGAAACGCCATTAGGAGTTACTCATCTCAGCCTATTATAGACTCAAGTAATTTGCTAATTCCTTCGGGAAATGAAACTCTTGACGAAGGAATTTTTATAAGGAGCGTTTATGGGGAGCATACGGCAAATCCTATAACGGGAGATTTTTCTTTGAACATCGAACTAGGATATATCGTCAATAATAGGGGAGTTAAACCCTTTAAAGGAAACATGATAGTAGGCAATATTTTTGAAATGTTAAAAAATGTTACAAGTATTGATAAAAATGTTGAAATTTTAGATGACTTTATTGCGCCAAAAATAACTACCTGGGGGAGGATAGTTTAA
- a CDS encoding DUF257 family protein, which yields MQMNSEKFFKLFRVGETVLVEYSGTSRAELLLYYIVNNSKLPIVVDDILDTYYEFYTRLKVAGFDVAPLENVQVIKMGGTKDIGRVIGRLNISKYVISEQEYMEIVSQLKDYPVINPVLGLHKLILLGNTFENINVVKMVSNYVGREERIAFYFVNRNVIEKHSSPILDLLEEVVTSILEITDSGIIIKKSIKDEIAGKIVSPLLNF from the coding sequence ATGCAAATGAATAGCGAGAAATTCTTTAAGTTATTCAGAGTTGGTGAGACTGTATTGGTGGAATACTCTGGAACATCTAGGGCCGAGCTGTTACTATATTATATAGTCAATAATTCAAAACTTCCCATTGTTGTAGATGACATACTTGATACCTACTATGAATTTTACACGAGGTTGAAGGTTGCGGGGTTTGACGTTGCTCCATTAGAGAACGTCCAAGTAATAAAAATGGGTGGAACAAAGGATATAGGAAGGGTAATCGGGAGGTTGAATATTAGTAAATATGTAATAAGTGAGCAGGAGTATATGGAGATAGTAAGCCAGTTAAAGGATTACCCGGTAATAAATCCTGTTTTAGGACTTCATAAGTTAATCTTACTTGGAAATACCTTTGAGAACATAAATGTCGTCAAAATGGTTTCTAACTATGTGGGAAGAGAGGAAAGGATAGCGTTCTATTTCGTTAATAGGAATGTAATAGAGAAGCATTCTTCCCCAATCTTGGATCTTCTTGAGGAGGTCGTTACTTCGATTCTAGAAATAACGGATTCGGGAATCATTATCAAAAAATCGATAAAAGATGAGATAGCTGGGAAAATAGTATCACCGCTCCTCAACTTTTAG
- a CDS encoding ECF transporter S component — protein MSKAKLVAFTSIMVALSIIFEILPLKVRTPWGMNIDLVAVPIIALYLLLGFRAGFFGLITMTIALFIISGPNTMGIGPIMKFFATLSVLIGLEISGRITNKFGVGYLIIAFILGSIIRDVLMILLNYYFALPLFLKMLGYSISSRSDVIRIVEEMTKTPFWLAIALPNTIQTGVDIFVASPVIKRLKVEER, from the coding sequence ATGAGCAAAGCAAAGCTAGTAGCGTTTACATCAATTATGGTTGCACTAAGTATTATTTTCGAGATACTTCCCTTAAAGGTCAGAACACCCTGGGGGATGAACATAGATTTAGTTGCTGTGCCAATAATCGCACTGTACCTCCTCCTGGGATTTAGGGCGGGATTTTTCGGCTTGATAACCATGACAATTGCTCTTTTCATAATATCAGGGCCAAATACTATGGGAATCGGGCCTATAATGAAATTCTTTGCAACCCTCTCAGTACTCATAGGTTTAGAAATTTCTGGAAGGATAACGAATAAATTTGGAGTGGGATACCTTATAATCGCATTTATCCTGGGAAGCATAATTAGGGATGTTCTAATGATACTCCTCAATTATTACTTTGCCCTTCCCCTCTTCCTCAAGATGCTCGGGTACAGCATAAGCTCGAGGAGCGATGTAATTAGAATAGTCGAGGAAATGACAAAGACGCCCTTCTGGCTAGCGATAGCACTACCAAATACAATCCAAACTGGAGTTGATATCTTTGTTGCTTCACCAGTTATTAAAAGGCTAAAAGTTGAGGAGCGGTGA
- a CDS encoding HAD family hydrolase has translation MKLVTFDVWNTLLDLNIMLDEFSHQLAKISGLHIKDVANAVIEVRNEIKKMRAQASEDPRKVLTGSQEALAGKLKVDVELVKRATARAILNVDESLVLEGTKEALQFVKERGLKTAVIGNVMFWPGSYTRLLLERFGLMEFIDKTFFADEVLSYKPRKEMFEKVLNSFEVKPEESLHIGDTYAEDYQGARKVGMWAVWINQEGDKVRKLEERGFEIPSIANLKDVIELISKT, from the coding sequence GTGAAGCTCGTGACATTTGATGTCTGGAATACCCTACTTGATCTAAACATTATGCTGGATGAATTCTCCCATCAGCTTGCAAAAATTAGTGGACTTCATATAAAGGATGTTGCAAATGCTGTTATAGAAGTTAGAAACGAGATAAAAAAGATGAGAGCCCAAGCGTCTGAAGATCCCAGGAAAGTTCTTACCGGTAGCCAAGAAGCCCTCGCAGGAAAGCTGAAGGTAGACGTTGAACTCGTAAAAAGAGCTACCGCGAGGGCCATTTTAAATGTCGATGAAAGCTTAGTTCTGGAAGGAACCAAAGAGGCTTTGCAATTCGTAAAAGAGAGAGGATTAAAGACAGCTGTTATAGGAAACGTTATGTTCTGGCCTGGCTCATACACAAGGTTACTTCTTGAGAGATTTGGGTTAATGGAGTTCATAGACAAAACATTCTTTGCTGATGAAGTTCTCAGTTATAAGCCGAGGAAGGAGATGTTTGAAAAGGTACTTAACTCCTTTGAAGTGAAACCAGAAGAGTCCCTACACATAGGGGATACGTACGCCGAAGACTATCAGGGGGCAAGAAAAGTCGGGATGTGGGCCGTGTGGATAAACCAGGAAGGAGATAAAGTCAGAAAGTTAGAGGAAAGGGGATTTGAGATTCCAAGCATAGCTAACCTGAAGGATGTTATTGAATTGATCTCAAAAACTTAA
- a CDS encoding TIGR00725 family protein has protein sequence MIQIAIAGSSDEKPLEVAVRKTKEFIKALPSDVILMTGGRGGIMEVASEEFRKKGGIVVGILPYSDNGNRFNTVRVKTGLNPVERSGVLIESADVLVVLGGGVGTMIEALMAYNLGIPVIVITGTGYASDRLMELAKEGYFDHKRIVKVIFTDDPKEAAKLALKIGGERSEARDI, from the coding sequence ATGATACAGATAGCGATAGCAGGCTCAAGCGATGAAAAACCACTGGAAGTCGCAGTTAGAAAGACCAAAGAATTCATCAAAGCCCTACCATCTGATGTAATACTTATGACCGGTGGTAGAGGAGGAATAATGGAGGTAGCAAGCGAGGAATTTAGGAAAAAGGGAGGAATTGTGGTTGGGATCTTACCGTATTCAGATAATGGAAACAGATTTAACACGGTCAGGGTAAAAACAGGATTAAACCCTGTAGAGAGAAGCGGGGTTTTGATTGAATCTGCCGATGTTCTGGTCGTCCTAGGAGGGGGAGTTGGAACGATGATAGAGGCTTTAATGGCCTACAATCTAGGGATCCCAGTAATAGTAATCACAGGAACAGGGTACGCGAGTGACAGGTTAATGGAACTTGCAAAGGAAGGATACTTCGATCACAAGAGGATTGTGAAGGTTATATTTACTGATGATCCTAAAGAAGCCGCTAAATTAGCCCTCAAAATTGGGGGTGAGAGAAGTGAAGCTCGTGACATTTGA
- a CDS encoding site-2 protease family protein, with product MGLLGTLTYAILGILIFWALISILGTSMRSESLEIAPFQIIWRTKKFINFIDRIGRKYQRFWKIYGDLGIITGFGGMIFVLYYFAKQAYNIIRPIKPVTMPSVQLVIPGVTIPLVYGLIALAILVIVHELSHGFVARSEDIPLKSVGLLLFIIIPGAFVEPDEDQLKKAPLRSRLRVFGAGSFANFVVALISLLLVNGIALAFEPHGVEIAGTIKDSPAYNVLQKGDVIIGINGMKIETLEEFMEFMNKTRPNEEITLTVIRNKKIINISIILGEHPERAGKGFIGIYPTQHWISKIGFDKPLTIVLTTFYWIYVLNFGVGLMNLLPVIPLDGGRMLIDTLTELSPKFGKAIGYSIMLISLLLLGINLIPAIRGFVG from the coding sequence GTGGGACTGTTGGGAACGCTCACATATGCAATCCTGGGTATCTTAATATTTTGGGCTTTAATATCGATACTCGGAACAAGTATGAGAAGTGAAAGTTTAGAGATAGCTCCCTTCCAGATAATATGGCGAACTAAAAAATTTATTAATTTCATCGATAGGATAGGAAGAAAGTATCAAAGATTCTGGAAGATTTACGGAGATCTAGGGATTATAACGGGATTTGGAGGAATGATTTTCGTGCTTTATTATTTTGCAAAGCAAGCTTACAATATAATAAGGCCGATAAAACCTGTAACCATGCCATCCGTTCAATTGGTAATTCCTGGTGTTACAATTCCCTTAGTCTACGGTTTAATAGCACTAGCCATTTTGGTAATTGTTCACGAGCTAAGTCATGGCTTCGTTGCAAGATCTGAGGATATTCCCCTCAAATCTGTGGGTTTACTACTCTTTATAATAATCCCTGGGGCATTCGTTGAGCCGGATGAAGATCAACTCAAAAAAGCCCCTCTTAGAAGTAGGCTAAGGGTCTTTGGAGCCGGAAGCTTTGCAAACTTTGTGGTCGCCCTAATATCTTTACTTCTTGTTAACGGAATTGCACTGGCATTCGAACCCCATGGAGTTGAGATAGCAGGTACGATAAAGGATAGCCCAGCGTACAATGTACTACAGAAAGGAGACGTAATAATCGGGATAAATGGTATGAAAATAGAAACCCTGGAAGAATTCATGGAATTTATGAACAAAACTAGGCCCAATGAAGAGATAACTCTCACAGTAATAAGGAATAAAAAGATAATTAACATTTCAATAATCCTGGGAGAGCATCCAGAAAGGGCAGGGAAGGGGTTTATAGGAATTTACCCAACCCAACACTGGATCTCTAAGATTGGATTTGATAAACCCCTCACCATTGTTCTAACAACATTCTACTGGATATATGTTCTGAATTTTGGAGTCGGATTAATGAATCTCCTCCCCGTTATCCCACTCGATGGAGGAAGAATGCTAATTGACACTCTAACGGAGCTCTCTCCAAAGTTTGGAAAAGCCATAGGGTATTCAATCATGCTTATCTCCCTCCTTCTTCTTGGAATAAATCTAATACCCGCTATTAGGGGGTTTGTAGGATGA
- a CDS encoding DUF3201 domain-containing protein encodes MDIREIHNFLNKMWEETFKLREELREELKDFEVEEVGEVFNAYLYVDGRWEEMKYPHPAFTIRPGGEVGATPQGFYFVFAFSKDELTKEFIGRFLRKFKKQSFIYGMKNFLEDFYNPNNPRGYEEVFEKIKNSDEEFINFEVDTSFNREELKRKLREFIELAREFDLL; translated from the coding sequence ATGGATATTAGGGAGATCCATAATTTTCTAAATAAAATGTGGGAGGAGACATTTAAACTAAGGGAAGAGCTAAGAGAAGAGCTTAAAGATTTTGAGGTGGAGGAGGTAGGTGAAGTGTTTAATGCTTATCTCTACGTTGATGGGAGATGGGAAGAGATGAAGTATCCCCACCCTGCATTTACGATAAGACCGGGAGGTGAAGTGGGGGCTACACCTCAGGGATTTTATTTCGTCTTTGCATTTTCGAAGGATGAATTAACGAAAGAGTTCATAGGTAGATTTCTAAGGAAGTTTAAGAAGCAATCGTTTATCTATGGTATGAAAAATTTTCTGGAGGACTTTTACAATCCGAACAATCCGAGGGGATATGAAGAAGTTTTTGAAAAGATAAAAAATAGTGATGAAGAGTTTATAAACTTCGAAGTTGATACGAGCTTTAACAGGGAAGAGCTAAAAAGAAAACTAAGGGAGTTTATTGAGCTCGCTAGAGAATTTGACCTCCTCTAG
- a CDS encoding DUF92 domain-containing protein — protein sequence MVSQGIGMEGLLAIIVIPFLGYLAYKVKALDKKGSLIAILLGYAIIILGGYLPFLALLTFLIAGTLATRIKWNEKNALGLNEDVYRSVGNVLGNGLAPLLFLILEVLAEKDWGWAGVFSAIATANADTLASEIGKAFGKNPIMITTFRRAKVGESGAVSLVGEIVALLGALMIGIFAMFSSYNKFEMLLSVTIAGFLGSNIDSLVGATLERRGYLDNNGTNFVATLLGGVIGILMFLIVG from the coding sequence ATGGTCTCTCAAGGGATAGGTATGGAGGGACTCCTTGCAATAATTGTGATTCCGTTCCTGGGATACCTGGCCTATAAGGTTAAGGCCTTGGATAAAAAGGGGTCATTAATTGCTATCCTTCTTGGGTATGCTATAATAATACTTGGCGGTTATCTTCCATTTCTCGCACTCTTAACTTTCTTAATAGCTGGAACGTTAGCTACTAGGATTAAATGGAATGAGAAGAATGCTCTGGGTTTAAATGAAGATGTCTATAGGAGTGTTGGTAACGTCCTAGGTAATGGTTTGGCTCCTCTTCTCTTCCTAATACTTGAAGTCCTTGCTGAGAAGGATTGGGGATGGGCCGGGGTTTTCTCTGCGATAGCTACTGCAAACGCTGATACATTAGCGAGTGAAATCGGTAAGGCCTTCGGTAAAAACCCCATTATGATAACGACGTTTAGAAGGGCCAAAGTTGGAGAGAGCGGTGCGGTATCCTTAGTTGGTGAAATTGTGGCCCTCCTCGGAGCTCTTATGATAGGGATATTTGCAATGTTCTCATCCTATAATAAATTTGAGATGCTGCTCTCTGTAACTATTGCTGGATTTTTAGGATCTAACATAGATAGCCTTGTGGGGGCAACGCTTGAAAGGAGGGGATATCTAGATAACAATGGAACGAACTTCGTGGCAACCTTACTTGGAGGTGTAATTGGCATTTTAATGTTCCTCATTGTTGGGTGA
- a CDS encoding MBL fold metallo-hydrolase has translation MKVIILGSGSYSGTPKPLCTCENCTRARINPAFRRTRFSVYIEGGILIDPGPDLHYHLEKLNKEVETILITHAHFDHIFGLPDAQVFKKLTIASNPLGIKVARSLAMLAFNSEAPLGNDWDYVELKFWNEYKVNGVKVIHFPVVHSIEMAGGFLIERKNKTVAITGDTGPEIIRDSEVIDLIKGSDLLISEMTHKESIPKTHLGVNDAIELAKIVKAEQTVFAHISHSNYPQEILEKKVREAKISGIVARDFTIIEI, from the coding sequence ATGAAGGTAATAATTCTGGGATCAGGATCTTACAGCGGAACTCCAAAACCTCTCTGCACTTGTGAGAACTGTACGAGAGCTAGAATAAATCCAGCGTTCAGGAGAACAAGGTTCTCGGTATATATTGAAGGCGGAATCCTGATAGATCCAGGACCAGACTTACACTACCACCTCGAGAAGCTAAATAAAGAGGTTGAGACAATTTTAATCACACATGCCCATTTCGATCATATTTTCGGATTACCAGACGCTCAAGTATTCAAAAAGCTAACGATCGCCTCGAATCCTCTAGGAATAAAGGTTGCCAGAAGCTTGGCAATGTTAGCATTCAACTCTGAGGCCCCATTGGGAAATGACTGGGATTATGTCGAACTTAAATTCTGGAACGAGTATAAGGTGAACGGAGTTAAGGTCATCCATTTTCCAGTGGTTCACTCAATAGAGATGGCTGGGGGATTTCTCATAGAAAGAAAGAATAAGACAGTTGCAATAACCGGGGATACTGGACCAGAGATAATAAGGGATAGCGAGGTTATAGATCTAATTAAGGGAAGTGACCTACTTATATCGGAGATGACACATAAAGAGTCTATCCCCAAGACGCACCTAGGGGTTAATGATGCAATAGAACTTGCAAAGATTGTTAAAGCTGAACAAACGGTATTTGCCCACATAAGTCACAGTAACTATCCACAGGAGATACTTGAGAAAAAAGTCAGAGAAGCGAAAATAAGTGGAATTGTCGCCAGGGATTTTACGATAATCGAAATTTAA